One Homo sapiens chromosome 3, GRCh38.p14 Primary Assembly genomic window carries:
- the CMC1 gene encoding COX assembly mitochondrial protein homolog isoform 6 (isoform 6 is encoded by transcript variant 6) — translation MALDPADFTKCCKNSGVLMVVKCRKENSALKECLTAYYNDPAFYEECKMEYLKEREEFRKTGIPTKKRLQKLPTSM, via the exons attttacCAAATGTTGCAAGAACTCTGGAGTTCTTATGGTAGTAAAATGCCGGAAAGAAAATTCTGCATTGAAAGAATGTCTAACTGCTTA CTATAATGATCCAGCCTTTTATGAAGAATGCAAAATGGAATAcctgaaggaaagggaagaattcAGAAAAACTGGAATTCCTACAAAGAAAAGGCTACAGAAGCTTCCAACAAGCATGTAG